The Candidatus Aminicenantes bacterium genome has a window encoding:
- a CDS encoding SPOR domain-containing protein, with translation MEKTYFDIRVTFIHVVIFLIAVIAIGIFLFYMGYQAGHRVGDQPAANGAEPGLTESAADQKKVNMVDEKPIMSANDKTNGKQSIPDEMKLHEKLPPTEASPAPGKNTLADQYYAIQVGAFSDFANAQKYSERFARLGYQTEIIVETVNKKKLHTVRVGSFETLAEAQKEKDRLEGLEKKQFKIKKGH, from the coding sequence ATGGAAAAAACCTATTTTGATATCCGGGTCACTTTTATTCACGTGGTCATTTTTTTAATCGCGGTGATCGCCATCGGCATCTTTCTTTTTTACATGGGCTACCAGGCCGGGCACCGCGTGGGCGATCAACCGGCGGCCAACGGCGCCGAGCCCGGGCTGACCGAGTCGGCCGCTGACCAAAAAAAAGTAAACATGGTCGATGAAAAGCCGATCATGTCGGCCAATGACAAGACGAACGGCAAACAGTCGATTCCCGACGAAATGAAGCTGCACGAAAAACTGCCGCCCACGGAAGCCTCCCCAGCCCCCGGAAAAAATACGCTTGCTGACCAGTACTACGCCATTCAGGTGGGCGCGTTCAGCGATTTTGCCAACGCCCAGAAATACAGCGAGCGATTCGCCCGCTTGGGCTACCAGACCGAAATCATCGTCGAAACGGTCAACAAAAAAAAATTGCATACCGTCCGTGTCGGCAGCTTTGAAACCCTGGCTGAAGCGCAAAAAGAAAAAGACAGGCTGGAAGGCCTGGAGAAAAAGCAATTCAAGATAAAAAAAGGCCACTGA